The following is a genomic window from Rhododendron vialii isolate Sample 1 chromosome 9a, ASM3025357v1.
TGGGTCTCACAGAAACCTTCTGTTATCGACCAAACTCATCACTTTAGCCTGCTCCTTGGCTCCAAAAATGGACTATGCACGCCAAATGTTTGATGTAATGCCTGAAAAGGATGTGTTCGTTTGGAACAACCTGATTCGAGGCTACGCCAATCTGGGTCCTTGTCAAGAGGCCTTAATGCTCTATAGATACATGCATCGAATTGGGTTGTTACCGGACAGATATACTTTTCCTTTCGTTTTTCGGTCTTGTGCAGTCCTCTCGGCCTTGAGGGAAGGGAGGGAAGCACACTGCAATGTAATTAAGAACGGGTTCGATCTGGATGTGTTTGTGCGGAGTTCTTTGGTTACAATGTACTCACAGTGTGGGGAGACTTTGAGTTCGGAGTTAGTTTTTGGCGAAATGGTTGTGAGGAACATTGTTTCTTGGACTTCAATGATTGCGGGGTATGTACAAAATGGGCTTTTCGAAAAGGGCTTGGGTCATTTCCGAGAGATGATAGCTTTGGGAACTCAACCAAATGCAGTCACGCTTGTGAGTGTTCTTCCTGCCTGTGCCGGTTTGGAGTTTTTCAACTTGGGGAGTTTGGTTCATGGTTATGCTGTTAAACTGGGGGGTGGACTCGGATATTTCACCGACCAACACTTTGATAGCTTTGTATGGCAAGTGCGTAATTGTAGATACTGCCAACTGTTTGTTTGATCAGATGCCTGTCCGTAGCCTAGTCTCATGGAATTCCATGATTGCTACCTATGAACAGAACAATGCTGGTGGGAATGCAATCCAGCTCTTCCATAGAATGGAAATCAAGAACGTTGAATTTGATTATATCACAATGGTGACTGTCATATCAGCTTGTGCTAATTTGGGAGCACTCAATACTGGAAAATGGGTACATGAACTTGTGAGAAGCAGAGGCCTAGAAACCAATGTTTCGATCGCAAATGCTTTAATCGACATGTATGCAAAATGTGGGAACATAGACTTGGCCAGGGGTGTTTTCAACAGTTTGCCTCATAAAAGTGTGGTATCCTGGACTTCGATTATAGGGGCTTGTGCATCTCATGGGCATGTGGACGATGCTCTTAAGCTCTTCTCaaagatgaaagaagaagaaattatgcCAAACAGCTTCACCTTCATGGCTGTTTTGACAGCTTGTAGGCATTCAGGTTTAGTAGAAGAAGGAAGGAAGCATTTTGAAAGCATGAGAAAAGATTACTCAATAGGACCTGGTTTAGAGCATTGTGCTTGTATGGTGGATCTTCTTGGTCGAGCTGGCCAATTAGCAGAGGCTTACGAATTTATTCATAGCATGCCAAGTGAGCCGAATAGTGATGTTTGGGGAGCTCTGCTTGGTGCTTGTAGAATCCATGGCAATCTTGAGCTAGCAGAGATTGTTGCTGACCGACGCTACAGATTGGAGCCTCAAACTGTTAGCTTTTACGTCCTTACGGCCAATATGTATGCTGAAGCTGGTAGGTGGGAAGATGTAGCAAGATTGAGAAAGTTGATGGAAGAAAGagagttgaaaaaaaagattCTCGGCCATAGTTTTGTGGAGGTAAACCAGACGTTTCATACAATTTATCAAGTTCAGAACCACAGCATTCCTAAGAGGAAGCATATTCAACTGGGT
Proteins encoded in this region:
- the LOC131301134 gene encoding pentatricopeptide repeat-containing protein At4g14820-like; its protein translation is MVMLLNWGVDSDISPTNTLIALYGKCVIVDTANCLFDQMPVRSLVSWNSMIATYEQNNAGGNAIQLFHRMEIKNVEFDYITMVTVISACANLGALNTGKWVHELVRSRGLETNVSIANALIDMYAKCGNIDLARGVFNSLPHKSVVSWTSIIGACASHGHVDDALKLFSKMKEEEIMPNSFTFMAVLTACRHSGLVEEGRKHFESMRKDYSIGPGLEHCACMVDLLGRAGQLAEAYEFIHSMPSEPNSDVWGALLGACRIHGNLELAEIVADRRYRLEPQTVSFYVLTANMYAEAGRWEDVARLRKLMEERELKKKILGHSFVEVNQTFHTIYQVQNHSIPKRKHIQLGHIHLKHSSSRTY
- the LOC131299800 gene encoding pentatricopeptide repeat-containing protein At2g33760-like is translated as MILTSFNRTSCTKLEPILFAVSHFRKNYHSLPLNPFNYLLNSCSSLSDLKRIQALVLANGSHRNLLLSTKLITLACSLAPKMDYARQMFDVMPEKDVFVWNNLIRGYANLGPCQEALMLYRYMHRIGLLPDRYTFPFVFRSCAVLSALREGREAHCNVIKNGFDLDVFVRSSLVTMYSQCGETLSSELVFGEMVVRNIVSWTSMIAGYSRL